The DNA segment TCACCAGTCGATTTGTATCAAGGGATAGCCGCCTCTTCATGTTTATGTATATTCTTGCAAGCTCCTGGAGGGGTAAGGGGTATTCCCTTCGCGTCACCTCATAATACAGATCAATAAAGGCTTTTTCAAAAGAAGCAAGTCCATTTTCAGAGTAGCTGAACTCATTAGTGGCATAAAGCAGGACCAACCCATTAAATGAAGGCATTTGCCTCACTGGTTGATAATTCCTCATTTCTTGATGGACAACAACGGGGACATTGTTTTTTGAAAGCAGATCGTTTATTTCATTGATGCTATACTTGCTTCCATAGAGAAGGACGGAATATGATTCAGGGACATGCTCCATAAAGACAGATAGTATATCCAGCCCCGAAACAAAAAATTCATACCCACTCTCATGGAGGATTTTAAGGACTGTATTGCCTAAGGGTGAAAGTATGGGCCTAACATTCTGTTCCTTTTCCTGAAATGAGTAGAGCCCCTTACCAATTTTATGGATGTAACCCTTTTGAGCAAGATTCCACACTGTCCAGTAAAGATTAGCCTTTTTCTCATCAAGAACAGACCCGATATCGGAAATAGTAAAAGAATCCCTGTGAGCAAGTTTATCTCTAATTATCCTGATTTTATTCTCTATGACAAAATTTTTCTGCTCCATGTTCTAACCCCCAATACATTGAAGACTACAACAAACAAAAATAATTGTCAATAAATAGTCGCAAAGTTTATATTTGCGACTATTTATTGGTGTAATCTACCTTCATCAGAAAAATGTGCGGGTTTGGTATTAGCCGAAATGGCGGAGTTCTTTTTCCTTGAGGACGCGGCTGATTTCGCCAGGGGATAGTTATTTATGTTTTTATGGACGTACCTCTTTCTACTGAAGAAATCCTATAAGGAGGACTGACGAGCGAAAGGAGTGAACAACGTCCCCGCCGCGTCCTTTTTTATGGCTGTTCCCATTTCACTGTCTCTTCCAGGAATTCGCGGGGATTAACAATACGCGTTTGAATGCCTTCTTTTTTGAGCATATCCTGAGGAATATCCAATAAATCTTTGTCTCCGGTTATGAGAAAATCAGCCCCCACTTCCTTACACAACGAAAGGTAGTGATCATCCCTTGCATCCCTCGATAAGGCAATGTGGGTTGATACGGCAACAAGCGCTGCCATCTCAATAAGCTTATGAATTTTCTCACGGATGAAAACCTGTTGCTCTCCGGTAAGCTTTTTCGACAATTTTGAAAAGACCCCCGTTAATTCTTGCTCAATCTCTCGAGATACGTAGACCTTGTATTTACTCATTGCCCTAACGGCAGCTTCAAGCGGTTTTCCGCCGAATGCAGCCGAAATAATAATATTGGCGTCGATAACGATCTTAGCCATATATTTCCTGTATGGCTAAGTCAAGGGCTTTCAGGGCTTCTTTTTCCGATATACCTGCATCATTGAGTACTCTTCCGATTTCGAGAAATACCATTTCAGCTGTTTTCTCTCGAACTGGGACGAGCCGGGCAATCGGCTTTTTCCGTTTCATGACAACGATTTCATTACCCTCGTTCAGATATTTTATGACATCCTGTTTAAATTCCCGAACCCCTATAAACTTCATAGTATCACCTCCTCTTTAATGTTACTACAAATGTGGGAATAATACAATTATAAAGTGTTTCCAGGTCTCTAAAATCAACCAGCGGGTGTGGTATTAGCCGGATTGGCAGAGTTCTTTTTCCTTGAAGGCGCGGAGGGTGAAACCATGCTCCGCTTCACTTGCTGAGTTATTTATAATTTTATGGCTGTCCCTCATTTCCCCCAAGCGAAGCATGCGAGAGACAAAAAATCTGAATTATAACTGAGCGGTAATTCACGCCTCCAGCGTCGATAGCCAGTTTCCGGCAGCAACGACAGAGATACCCTTGACGCTTTCCTCCTGCCGTAAGTTCTGCACGAGTTGAAAAGCAGCAGTATCAGACATTCTTCCATTAAAGTAGAGGAGGCCAGGAGAAGGCCTGTTGTCTGCCAGCTTCACCTCAATAAGCGTGGTAATCCGGTCTTCCTTACAAAAAGCGAAATCGAC comes from the Pseudomonadota bacterium genome and includes:
- a CDS encoding putative toxin-antitoxin system toxin component, PIN family, which translates into the protein MAKIVIDANIIISAAFGGKPLEAAVRAMSKYKVYVSREIEQELTGVFSKLSKKLTGEQQVFIREKIHKLIEMAALVAVSTHIALSRDARDDHYLSLCKEVGADFLITGDKDLLDIPQDMLKKEGIQTRIVNPREFLEETVKWEQP